Within Cucumis melo cultivar AY chromosome 4, USDA_Cmelo_AY_1.0, whole genome shotgun sequence, the genomic segment GAGACGTACATAAATGTGAATGTACCCGCAATCGATTGTCTTACGTTCAGAACAcgtaagggggaaattgccacTAATATACTCGACGTCTACGACACAAAAAGGGGATTCTTGTATACGTATTGGTCGGTTGGAAAGGATCCGCAACAGACTCGTGCATTCTCCAAGACATGCCAAAgtgtatttacaatttttaatccTACCACGCCATTTTGAAATTCCAATTTGAACGCTCATAAACCATTTTTACTCGTAATAGGATATTACTATTTATGCGATGTGGGTTATCCAAACGCGGAGGGATTTCTAGCCCCATATAGAGGCCAGAGGTACCAcgtgcaagagtggcgtggcgTTGGAAACGTACCAACCACTATAAAGGAATACTTTAACCTGAAATACTCATCCGCAAGGAATGTCATTGAGCGCGTGTTTGGTCTTCTGAAGGGTCGCTGGACAATACTTCGTGAAAAGTTGTACTATCCCCTTcaagtccagtgtcgcaccatcCTAGCATGTTATTTGCTGCAAAATTTGATTAATAGAGAAATGATAATTGGTGAAGACATAAACGACGTTGAAGAGGGAGACTCCGCGTACATGACGACCACCGCAGAAGACGACATTTAGTACATTGAGACCACAAATGAGTGGTCTCAGTAGCAGGATGAATTAGTTGAAGTGATGTTCACGGAATGGAAGTTGGGTAACGTATAGCTAAAACCATTTCAAATTAGAACCCCTGGGTtgtatgaaaatttaaattacCTATACTCtttaatttgaaaatcaaatgtATGCATGCATGCTTTACAACAATGAGAAAATAGAAACTATAATGATATGTCCTAATATTTTGTTTTGCATTTATTTTGTCTCTTAAATGTGGAAATTCAAAATTGCTAACCTGTTTCATGTATTTGTTGTCATTTTTCATTGTCAGTATCGCAACCTCGTCCATTGCCCCCAAACATGTATGgatggaggaggaggaggaactCTAATCGAGTGTTTAATGGAGTTGGTATCTGCCGGCGAATGGAAGTTGGACAATGGTACATTTCGGCCAGGTTACCTGACCCAACTTGTCTGCATGATGGCAGAAAAGTTGCCTAAATGTCACGTCTAAGCCACCACTGTAATAGAATGCAGAATTAAGACTTTGAAGCAAACCTTCCAAGCTATCGCAGAAATGGGTGGGTCAGCGTGCAGTGGGTTCGGATGGAACGATGAGGCAAAGTGCATCATTGTCGAGAAGGAACTATTTGACAACTGGGTTAGGGTAAGgaaatttgatatttaaaaCGTGACAATACTTGTGCAGTGTACTTTGATTGACAATTTTTCGTAATGGTAGTTTGAAGTGCTCGTGTTTTTTATATAGTCGCATTTAGCAGCGAAAAGCCTCCTTAACAAAGCCTCTTTAACAAACTCTTTCCTTATTATGACAAACTTACATATGTGTTCGAAAGGGATAAGGCAACTGGTCGTCGACGTCGGGTCTAATGAGCCTATCAGGTACGAGGGGTTTGACATGCCCGATGGAAACGATATGAGGTTTCCATCCATGTACAACTAGAGGATTGACATGTTCCAGGATGTTGTACACGCCTCACGACCTACTCGCTTGTCCGACGGTAGGCCTAGATCAAGCAGATCTAAGCGAAAGTGGGGAAGCGAGTGGGAGGGTAAAATTAAGATGATACATATGGTCCTGGAGTGTGTGAATGATCAACTGAGGACCATCGTCGAGTGGCCTGCGTGTGCCCTTGCCAATGACACCGCAGTTCGCCAGGAGTTCTTATGtctattgcgtgagatgcccGATCCAAGTAGTTTGGATAGGGCGATGTGCCAGAGGCTACTCTTGTGCAGTATGGACGACATACGCAGTTCATAGAGATGACTGacgaagagaggaagaagaactACTGCAGAGTCCTTCTACGGGACGCCTTAAGATAATTTTTGTACTTCCACTGGCTTACTTGATGTTTTCTTACTTCACTACGTATATGATTTGAACTATtctttgtaattttattttatcaaacTATTTTTTTACGTACGGTAGTTCAATGTGTATATGATTTCTACTATTTTAtgcatctatttttttttatgttcttgTATTGAAATTCAGTTTAAGAAGTGTTGGTTGAAATGAAGGCAATTTGTACAGTGTATGTGtaacaattctaaaaatagGGCGTTTAAGTGCTACGTACTGCGTAATAAGTAactaaatttacaaatataaatacGGACGTATGCATTAGAGCACCTAAGCAAAGATGTTAAAAACAAATGTAGGACGCAATCAATAATTACAAATACGCAATAACTAGTTTTATTTGTTCAAAATGACTTAGAAtagaattagtagaatttgtaAAGAAATTATTGTGAAATTGGTCAAGtgtatttactaatttaataagaTTAGAGATGGACATCGTTGTTGGAGAGAGTAAGCCAAGCTGTTAGAGCAAATTTTTGACGGTTTTGAAATAAAACAATATGcaataacaaatttttttacaTGTACAATGTgagttggaaaaaaaattaataagtaaaaaaaatcataaccgttcccccaaacacatcttgtCATAAAATTCGCATAAACCTACCCATATTAACCCTTTcctcaaacacatcttattcataacagtatcataactcttcccacataactcttcccccaaacacttcttatcataaaactacctttttaaatCCTTCTCCTAAACTAAGGtgatgataaaactaggtttataataaaactagttttatcataacactaacttTGCCAtaacctaacccttcccccaaacggctCCTAAGTATTAAGTGAGATGTTATAATCCATTCAACTAGTTGAAGGCCTAAACACCCATTGTATTTATTTGATTAGGTGGATTGTGGAAGAAAAAATTTTACATTTACCAAACTTTCAAATTTAGATCATAACGTGTTTTCATCCTTTGTgtatttaaaataaagtgaaaaaaagCGCTTCAACTTTAGTGGTTTTCTTTTTGAATCCTATAATCCAACTTTCACTTTTGAGTCTTATCATTTCCGGAGAATAATTAAGTACATAATTTAATGGGATGtagttttcaaaataataataataacaaatacaTAAATAATTGAATGGTGTGTATAACATGCGttcaaaaatatatagaaaaatgaCCTTTGGGTTCTTAAATTTGGATCTCGTTTCTATTTAGTCTCTAAATTTATaatgttaaatattttgaatccttaattttttaatttgattttaattcagTCCTTAAGTTGTAAAATAGTGCAATTTTACCTCTGACaattgaattttgtttcaatttagtctctagatttcaatatttatatttttaaccttaatttccactaaacatttatttttatcttcattgttaatatttttaaaataatttaaaaaattataaaaatggcAAAATGGACTAACTATTTACACTTTATGACAAAATTAACTATAAATAGTTTTTGTCCTTTAGTGGTTTTTTGAACAAAGTGTAATtagtttgcattttttttattattcgtgaaaaaaaaacccataattaaacaaattataattaattaaatttcacaaattttatcattttttagaatttaatttaaaattttacttcataattactttaaattaatttatactACTAAaatttggtcttttttttttatatgcaAATAACATCAAAAATTGTGTATCTTAATAGTCTTTACACATCAAGTAGGCAGACATCAAGAAAGTTTATCCATATAAAAAATGGTGATAACATGTCTATTTTAGGTTTGTACTTAAAATTCACCTTCACATTTTAGTATTTTAGGTTGGTTGAAAATATGAAATCTCTCGCATTTTATTGTTTCTCTCTAGATTTCTCTAATTCTTCCAAGAGTTCTCACCAAAGAAAATATCATATCAAgaacatattttatttttatgcaGAGAAAAATGACTCTTTTTTTTACCATCTTTAGTTCTTTTGGTTAGGGTTTCAAAAAGGTGTCTAATTATTTTCGATCAGATTAAGAGAGCTTCCacaaaaacactttttttttttattgtaagaGCTAATATAAATAGTCATCCCTCAAATTTGTCCAACACTTCAATTTAAAGGATTCTCTTCAACATTTTTACTCATGCTCACTAATGGATGAACGCAACAAGAAATATCACTTACAATAGTGTTAAGCAAACTGGTCCCACATGATTATTTCTCTCAACAACCAGCTTAAGATTCTCCCCTTAAGAATAGGATTTTGTTGAACTAACAAAGTGGACCCAAGTGGTTAAGATTTTCTAAATTAGTTACTTCTTAAGGAAGCATCATCAAGTACAAATAGTGGAGTTTACTAAGCTTCCGGTGGTGGTTTTTGATCAAACTCTGAATACAAAGTAACGTGGATAGAGAAGCTCTACAAAGTCGACGTTGAAAACACCCTCAACCAATGCCACCATTGAGGGGGAGCCTTATGTCATTTATTATATAGTTACGATCATTATGATATTCCATAATTTAGTTCTGTCTTGAACAAATTCAAAAAACAACACAGAAGCTAAGGATCATAGTGCCGTTTCTCCAGTCATAACTATGCATTCAACTGTCATTGTATTTGTCATTAATACAAGTCTCTATCCCGGGCGAACTGCCCCCAGATGTAGATGCGtattcatcgaactgggttaacaaaccTCGTGTGTTGTATTGCCTGTTTATCTTCCTTGCACTCTACTCTTAACATAACTGAAACTACATCTGTTGCTTATCTCCATCACCATTCAtatttcaattggtatcagagtagAGTTCAGTAATCGATCCCTGATGGGCGGTATCCGAGAAGGAAACTCAACTAGCAGACCTCCTCTTTTGGACGGAGGAAATTATGGCTACTGGAAGTCACAAATGGAAGCCTTCCTGATGTCACTCAACATGAGGAGTTGGAGAGCCGTTATATCCGGATGGGAGTATCCCACTGAAAAGGACGAAGCATGCCAAACTGTTCGAAAATCTGAGTTGAAATGGacaaaagatgaagatgatgctCCTGTAGGCAACTCTCGTACACTGAATGCCTTGTTTAATGTCGTCGATCCTAACATATTCAAACTAATCAACACCTGTAAATCGGCCAAGGCTGCCTGGGATATCTTGGAAGTAGCTTTTGAAGGAACCTCCAAAGTGAAAATATGACGGCTGCAGATCTTGACGTCTCAATTTGAAGCCCTTCAAATGGGTGAAGATGAGACTATAGCCGAATTCAATGTCCCTGTCCTTGACATTGCCAACGAATCAGATGCACTCGGGGAAAAAATGTATGACTCCAAACTTGTTCGAAAGGTTCTCAGATCCCTGCCCTTCAAGTTTAACATGAAAGTCACAGCGATCAAAGAAGCTAATGACCTATCTAAAATGAAATTGGATGAACTATTTGGGTCACTACGAACATTCGAAATTCACTTGGGACACACGGCCAGCAGAAGAAAACGAGGACTAACACTAATCTCAGTTAAGGAAGAGCCAATCAAGGAACACCGAGTGATGCAGGATAATGATGCTCTTACAGAATCAGTAGTTATGCTGACAAAACAGGTTGCGAAACTTAAAAACCAGTTTCACAAACTCATGGGAAACCAACGTGACAACAGAGAGGACTAGTCCTTAAGACAGTCAAGAATATCAGATACCTCCTCTTCAGGACACTATCGAAAGAAGGAAcacgaacgaggaaaaggaatTGAAGCCTCGAAATCTGACAAATTTGGCAAAGGGATCAGGTGTCATGAATGTGAAGGATTTGGACATATCCAAACCGAGTGTGCTACTTATCTTAAACGCAAGAAAAAGGGTATGGTAGCTACCTTCTTTGATGAAGAAGATTATTTCGAAAGCGACGATGAAGACCTTGGAATGGCCTTGATTAGTATCTGCACCGTGAATGACGAAGAAAATGTTCAAACACATGACCAACCGAAATCAAATAACTCAACTGACGACGCAGAAGACAGAAAGAAGACAAAAGATCAAGAAGTTATCCTGCAACAACAAGAACGAATTCAAGATCTAGTGGAAGAGAACCAAAGCTTCCTATCCTCTATAGTAACTCTAAAAGAAGAACTAGCGGAAACCAAGCATCAATTCGAAGAACTCCTAAAATTTGCAAGGATGCTGACAAACGGAACCTCGAAACTAGATGACATACTCGACCAAGGAAGGAGGGCTGATGACAAAAGAGGCCTCGGATTTACAGAAAGGGACACACCTGTCAGAAAAACTGTTTTTATCCGAGAAAGTACCCCTCAAAACAGCCTTACAAATATTGAACAGGGAAGGGGCACTGAGATTTCTAGCATGCCTATGAAATCCCCAAACAAGCGAACACgtagaatttgttatttttgtggATGGGCTGGACATATTCATCGAAATTGCTTAAATTACTGACTACTCATGCACAGGCAACTCGATACTCGACAGACCAAATACCTGAGGAGTCCCATAACAGAATGACGCCGAAAAAGCCACATAGAAAACTGCAAGGTGGCTCTCACCTCTGTCAAAACCGCCAACTCCAGTGACTAGTACTTTGACAGTGGGTGTTGCAGACACATGACAGGTAATGCAGATTTCTTTTCTGATCTGATTGAATGTAAAGTCGGGTTAGTAGTATTTGAAGatggaggaaaaggaaaaataattggTAAAGGAACGATTAACCGTCTGGGTCTACCGTTTCTTCTTAATGTTCGACTATTACAAGGACTGGCTGCAAACTTCATAAGCATCAGCCAACTATGTGACAAGGCTATCAAGTCAGTTTCAATAAAGATAGATGTAATGTGTTAGATGGTCAAAATAGAATATTTTTCAGCGGAACAAGGCTGTCAGACAACTGCTATCACTAGGATGCAAAGGTGACCTTATGCAATTTATCAAAAGTAGAAGAAGCTGGACTCTGGCACAAACGACTTGGACACCTTAGTGGCTCTACTATCTCCAAGGTCACCAAAGCTGATGCCATCATCGATCTTCCCCCGCTATCATTCTCGTCACTAGAAAGATGTTCGGAGTGCCTAGTTGGCAAGCAAGTCAAGTCTGTGCACAAGCCTGTAAATATCGCCTCGACGTCCCATATTTTGGAACTTCTTCATATAGACCTAATGGGGCCCATGCAAACAAAAAGCTTGGGAAGAAAACGGTGTGTAGTAGTGTGTGTAGATGATTTCTCCCGCTACACCTGGATAAAGTTTATCCTTGACAAATCAGAAACCTTCAAGACATGTCAAACCCTATTCACTCAACTCCAAAGAGAAAAATACCGGTATTGGCCGAATACAAACTGATCATGGGCGTGAATTTGAGAATCAGCACTTTGCTGAGTTCTGTGATAATGAAGGCATCTTTCATGAGTTCTCTGCTCCTTTAAAACCACAGCAAAATGTAGTTGTAGAGAGAAGGAACCGAACCTTACAGGAGATGGCCCGAGTGATGATTCATGCAAAGCACCTACCAATCCAATTCTGGGCGGAAGCTCTAAACACTGCATGCCATATACATAACAGAGTCATTCTCCGTTCAGGGACCACTACAACCTCATATGAGCTGTGGAAAGGGAGAAAACCAAATGTGAAGTATTTTCACATCTTTGGCAGCACGTGCTTATCTTGAGTGATAGGGATCATCGTAGAAACTGGGACTcaaagtctgatcatggaataTTTCTGGGATATTCTGCTAACAGCCGAGCCTACAAGGTCTACAACCAGAGTTCCAAAACAGTAATGGAATCCATTAACGTCATTATTGATGACCTTGGTAAGGAACCCAACAGAAATCTTGATGATGAAGATGAGTTTTTCTGAAATTCCCTTTCTCATAAACCTACTGAAGGAGAGTTAGAATCGACTGCCCGCACTAATGAAACAACATATTTACCCTCTCATCTCGGTTCAAGCAGAAGTGACATGTCAACATCTTCTACATCAGCCATTCACACTGACACACATGAAAGTGAAGCATCAGTATCTGCAAGTCAGCACACTCTAGAGCAAACTGCGGGTGCAACTGATTCTTCAAAGTGGTGACCTCATACCTCCTACGCATATAACCAAAAACAATCCCTCCAGCTTCATTATTGGAGATATTCACAGTGAAATCATAACTCGGAAGAAGGAGAGGAAAGATTATGCAAAAATGGTTTCCAATGTGTGCTACACATCTTCACTAGAACCAACCACGATCTCTGCAGCTTTTTCCGATGAACACTGGATCTTGGCTATGCAGGAAGAGCTACTCCAGTTTGAAAGAAACCAAGTATGGGAATTAATGCCAAAGCCACCTTATGCTAACATAATTGGTACCAAATGGATCTTTAAGAACAAAATGGATGAAGAAGGTAGAGTTATCCGTAAAAGCTAGACTGGTTGCTCAAGGGTATTCTCAAATAGAAGGGTTGGATTTTGGAGAAACATTTGCCCCAGTTGCCAGATTATAAGCCATCCGACTACTGCTAAGCTACGCATGTTTTCGAAGGTTCAAACTGTTCCAAATGGATGTAAAGAGTGTGTTCCTAAATGGGTACTTATTTGAGGAAGTATATGTGGCCCAGCCAAAAGGATTTGTTGATCCAGTACATCAAGATCATGTTTACAAACTTCGAAAGGCACTCTATGGACTTAAACAAGCTCCTAGAGCTTGGTATGAGAGACTCTCCACTTACTTGTTACAACAAGGATATCAAAGGGGTAGTGCGGATCAAACTATGTTTAAATATCGTCAAGGCACTGACTTTCTGATCGTTCAGATCTATGTTGACGACATTTTATTTGGTGGTACGTCCTCAGTCTATGTTGAATAGTTTGTTACCCAGATGAAGGGAGAATTTGAAATGAGCATGGTTGGGGAACTAACCTTCTTCCTGGGGTTTCAAATTAAGCAAGAAAATATAGGGATCTTTTTCTCTCAagaaaaatatgtaaaaaaCCTCATATCTAAGTTTGGTATGGATAAGGCCAGATCTAAAAGAACGCCCGCCGCTACATATCTGAAAATGACTAAGGACACAAATGGTGAAAGAGTTGATACAAACCTGTACCGAAGCATCATTGGGAGCTTGCTCTATTTAACAGCCAGCAGACCGGATATAGCCTTTGCAGTAGGAGTTTGTGCTCGGTATCAGGCTGACCCACGCACGTCACATCTTCACTGTGCAAAACGAATACTCAAATATATATCAGGTACATTTAACTATGGTATTTGGTATACTTATGACACAACTGGTACTCTTGTTGGCAACTGTGATGCAGACTGGGCAGGGTGCACAGATGATAGGAAAAGCACATATGGAGGGTGCTTCTTCTTAGGGAATAATGTAACTGCTTATTTCAGCAAGAAACAAAATAGTGTCTCCCTCTCAACCGCCGAAGTTGAATACATTGCTGCAGGTAGTACTACTCTCAACTGTTG encodes:
- the LOC127148951 gene encoding secreted RxLR effector protein 161-like; amino-acid sequence: MTKDTNGERVDTNLYRSIIGSLLYLTASRPDIAFAVGVCARYQADPRTSHLHCAKRILKYISGTFNYGIWYTYDTTGTLVGNCDADWAGCTDDRKSTYGGCFFLGNNVTAYFSKKQNSVSLSTAEVEYIAAGSTTLNCCG